Proteins co-encoded in one Haladaptatus sp. ZSTT2 genomic window:
- a CDS encoding DUF5802 family protein — protein sequence MITHTSMFERFSSGYYVGQLYVEPYDGDVALMHHSQHEQVNEQVYATAGVARTDYPLVMKLGTCHFSVHGDAGVPEYTLAVPASLNEALRLDNPPERREVWLAHGERAQQLLRIAGTVA from the coding sequence ATGATTACACATACCAGTATGTTTGAGCGATTCTCAAGTGGCTACTACGTCGGCCAGCTCTACGTCGAACCGTACGACGGCGACGTTGCACTGATGCACCACTCCCAACACGAGCAGGTGAACGAACAGGTCTACGCGACGGCGGGGGTCGCCCGCACAGACTACCCGCTCGTCATGAAACTCGGCACCTGCCACTTTTCGGTTCACGGAGACGCGGGGGTCCCGGAGTACACCCTCGCCGTGCCCGCATCGCTGAACGAGGCACTCAGACTCGATAATCCACCAGAGCGCCGCGAGGTGTGGCTCGCTCACGGCGAGCGCGCCCAGCAACTGCTCAGAATCGCCGGCACAGTCGCCTGA